In Chelmon rostratus isolate fCheRos1 chromosome 20, fCheRos1.pri, whole genome shotgun sequence, a single window of DNA contains:
- the si:ch73-174h16.4 gene encoding leucine-rich repeat-containing protein 14, producing the protein MVLSLVSLCAKEVVSDHSSSPCWLRWVPRELYRPLLEAAFSSYRPLAVGELVQRWPERTLRVGGRRKKGQTSPNRLCIQALLLAVVRGLSDQRCALQVLDLCGLQGDEGGLGDPMGGWSLTVALCTMVVQARAAAQRAQRREGERERKRFSALEREKDVKRERGQWKRGKEPYGDEGSTDRVVEDRERMGSYGVLGEQELIKGVRRRMEMERKRETAVTGSGGSRKETEEKDVNSDVLVHVRADLFVNARSSERVRVALSTLGPLKLQCRYLRMEEISVSSIRTLLDLLPCRGLLGIDIRYSSLGVAGLAELLPLLSTFPALNSLRLHYCNLDFRRDHPGQEEALQDLSLGLSNLQELRRLSLTALRLPGQLRVLLSSLPQPLQILELPYLSLSPSDLAYLSCSHHAATLQQLDLSENHLDENTLPSIRRLLSQASSTLQHLSLSGCGLTDGLLGLLLPSLGGCWALKSLALALNPLSMAGLMDLVRMAVRMPSLRHLLYPNPLEDYQPGLPDLPSSAQLLDWPLDEATDLNMTSSQLNRVLIESGRSNLFLTCDLLNYDKDLVD; encoded by the exons ATGGTGCTTTCCTTGGTGAGCCTTTGCGCCAAGGAGGTGGTGAGTGACCACAGCTCGTCACCCTGCTGGCTGAGGTGGGTGCCCAGGGAGCTGTACAGACCGTTGCTGGAGGccgcatttagcagctacagaccGCTGGCCGTGGGCGAACTGGTGCAGAGATGGCCCGAACGCACCCTCCGTGTCGGCGGACGGAGGAAAAAGGGACAAACTTCGCCAAATCGACTCTGCATTCAGGCTCTGTTACTCGCAGTTGTCAGAGGACTGTCAGACCAAAG GTGTGCCTTGCAAGTACTGGACCTCTGTGGACTGCAGGGAGATGAAGGAGGGCTGGGAGACCCCATGGGAGGCTGGTCCCTGACTGTAGCCCTTTGCACCATGGTTGTTCaggccagagctgcagctcagagggcacagaggagagaaggagagcgagagagaaaaaggttCTCAGctctggagagagaaaaggatgtgaaaagagagaggggacagTGGAAGAGGGGAAAGGAACCATATGGGGATGAGGGAAGCACAGACAGAGTGgtggaagacagagagaggatggGATCATATGGGGTTCTGGGTGAACAGGAGCTGATTAAAGGTGtcaggaggaggatggagatggagaggaaaagagagactGCAGTGACAGGTTCAGGAGGCAGCAGAaaggagacagaagaaaaagatgtAAATAGTGATGTGTTGGTGCATGTGAGAGCTGATCTTTTTGTAAATGCTCGCTCTTCAGAGCGTGTTCGTGTGGCCTTGAGCACATTGGGACCCCTCAAGCTTCAGTGCAGATACCTGCGCATGGAAGAGATTTCGGTGTCTAGTATCAGGACCCTGCTAGACCTCCTGCCTTGCCGGGGTCTTCTGGGCATTGATATTCGCTACAGCAGCCTTGGGGTGGCTGGTctggctgagctgctgcctctgctctccacCTTCCCTGCACTGAACTCTCTTCGCCTGCACTACTGTAACTTGGATTTTCGCAGAGACCACCCTGGCCAGGAAGAGGCCCTGCAGGACTTGTCTCTGGGTCTGTCAAACCTACAAGAGCTGCGACGCCTCAGCCTCACTGCACTGCGCCTGCCCGGACAGCTTCGTGTGCTGCTGAG CTCACTGCCTCAGCCTCTGCAGATACTGGAGCTGCCATATTTGAGCCTGAGCCCATCTGACCTCGCTTATCTGTCCTGCAGCCATCATGCtgccacactgcagcagctggatttAAGTGAGAACCATCTGGATGAAAACACCCTGCCCTCCATCCGCCGCCTTCTCTCCCAGGCTTCCAGTACCCTGCAGCATCTCTCTTTAAGTGGCTGTGGTCTGACCGATGGCCTCCTGGGACTCTTGTTGCCctcactgggaggctgctgggCCCTCAAGAGCTTGGCTTTGGCCCTGAACCCACTCTCCATGGCCGGTCTCATGGACCTGGTGAGGATGGCTGTGAGAATGCCCTCCCTCCGTCATTTGCTGTACCCCAACCCACTGGAGGACTACCAGCCGGGCCTTCCTGACCTGCCCTCCAGCGCTCAGCTCTTAGACTGGCCGCTGGACGAAGCCACAGATCTCAACATGACTAGCAGCCAGCTCAACAGAGTGCTGATAGAAAGCGGACGGTCTAACCTCTTTCTGACATGTGACCTGCTCAATTATGATAAAGACTTGGTGGACTAG